A stretch of Rhododendron vialii isolate Sample 1 chromosome 4a, ASM3025357v1 DNA encodes these proteins:
- the LOC131323467 gene encoding chlorophyll a-b binding protein 8, chloroplastic has protein sequence MVTQALVSSSIASSVEATRQILGGRPALSSTRRVSFVVRSAATPPVKQGDRQLWFASKQSLSYLDGSLPGDYGFDPLGLSDPEGTGGFIEPKWLAYGEVINGRYAMLGAVGAIAPEIFGKLGLIPPETALPWFKTGVIPPAGTYDYWADPYTLFVLEMALMGFAEHRRFQDWYNPGSMGKQYFLGLEKYLGGSDNPAYPGGPLFNPLGFGKDEKSLKELKLKEVKNGRLAMLAILGYFIQGLVTGVGPFQNLLDHLADPVNNNVLTSLKFH, from the exons ATGGTTACTCAAGCTCTGGTTTCATCTTCTATTGCCTCCTCCGTGGAGGCTACTAGACAGATTCTAGGAGGAAGGCCAGCCCTATCTTCTACTAGGAGGGTCTCCTTTGTTGTTAGGTCAGCAGCTACTCCCCCTGTTAAg CAAGGAGATAGACAGCTGTGGTTTGCTTCTAAGCAGAGCCTTTCTTATTTGGATGGCAG CTTACCCGGTGACTACGGATTCGACCCGCTTGGGCTCTCCGACCCAGAAGGCACAGGAGGCTTCATCGAGCCCAAATGGTTAGCCTACGGAGAGGTCATCAACGGCCGGTATGCTATGCTAGGGGCGGTCGGTGCAATTGCACCGGAAATCTTTGGGAAGCTCGGCCTCATCCCACCGGAAACCGCCCTCCCTTGGTTCAAAACTGGTGTGATTCCACCAGCCGGAACATACGACTACTGGGCAGACCCTTACACACTATTTGTGCTGGAAATGGCACTGATGGGCTTTGCAGAGCACAGGCGATTCCAAGACTGGTACAATCCCGGGTCCATGGGGAAACAGTACTTTTTGGGGTTGGAGAAGTACTTGGGCGGGTCGGATAACCCAGCTTACCCTGGTGGACCCCTCTTCAACCCACTAGGGTTCGGGAAGGACGAGAAATCTTTGAAGGAATTGAAGTTGAAAGAGGTCAAGAATGGGAGGTTGGCCATGTTGGCTATATTGGGTTACTTCATACAAGGGCTGGTGACCGGGGTTGGACCCTTCCAGAATTTACTGGATCATTTGGCGGATCCCGTGAACAACAATGTCTTGACTAGCCTCAAGTTCCATTGA
- the LOC131323468 gene encoding DNA-directed RNA polymerases II, IV and V subunit 12 translates to MDPQPEPVSYICGDCGQEQTLKPGDVIQCRECGYRILYKKRTRRIVQYEAR, encoded by the exons ATGGATCCTCAACCGGAGCCAGTTAGCTATATCTGTGGAG ATTGCGGGCAGGAGCAAACTCTGAAGCCTGGTGATGTCATTCAATGCCGAGAGTGTGGTTACCGTATCTTGTACAAGAAGAGAACCCGCAGAA TTGTTCAGTATGAAGCACGCTGA
- the LOC131323469 gene encoding uncharacterized protein LOC131323469 isoform X2 yields the protein MKEEAISSSANPRLVFKSSSTSPTPAASSAGASSPAVPVNAGSIDWLGHGQGSKAGSLSRIGSQNLRTSLSTSAGGSALGSSQPSCRPWERGDLLRRLSTFKPANWFGKPKAASSLACARRGWVNFDVDKIECESCGANLQFVLSASWTPTEGAAEDFAKQLDAAHKVSCPWRGNSCAESLVQFPPAPPSALIGGYKDRCDGLLQFLSLPLVAASAIEQMRVSRDPEIERLLVHSETFAAGESGIKTENLSENTREEALSKYSNARKLISLCGWEPRWLPNIQDCEEHSAQSARNGCSVGPTRDHGHLPDAGPSKKAFSASTKKDSGKKEVLGFEAKSQSRSPLLDCSLCGATVRIWDFLTISRPARFAPTSIDIPDTSKKMALTRGVSAASGISGWIATDGLAKEQTEDRDEAATPDEGKSQSNVGVDLNLTMGVGLSTHMHMTMMAEQYQGMGRDLVIRQPSSSEIGDRAASYESRGPSTRKRNLDEGGSTVDRPQLMMQQADSIEGTVIDRDGDEVDDGGEYSAGPSKRARDFDVFEAYPSSYRRDSSGAGPSHSVGFDIETDAHRVDPFHQGNEQITGLPSTTRDSTRVSSVIAMDTFYNNADDDSMESVENYPGDVDDVHFPSMAMFRHPDLNETSELNYSNPAQESTCPGTLRIAREMGVSSTNDGEEVLNADTATAHGRDAPSFGISGGSVGMGASHEAEIHGTDVSVHRADSVVGDVEPIAEVTENQGQTGEFGPDPGLMGDFVPEEVDREDPHGDSQDLMFRPVGRADSGSKILGSAKAESVESGEKTSSMNILPQENSTHPSFSCNAIVCSGPEASKEEVTQAGKASPTDDCAYPESNYLVANGIGPPNGESNYDEAVEFDPIKHHNYFCPWVNGNVAAAGCSSSSGSSSGAAAIALCGWQLTLDALDAFQSLGHLPIQTVESESAASLYKDDHRTSSRKLLPRHSFSKSRGHN from the exons atgaagGAGGAGGCCATAAGCTCTTCAGCTAATCCACGTTTGGTCTTCAAATCATCTTCTACAAGCCCTACCCCCGCTGCTAG TTCTGCAGGGGCATCATCCCCTGCTGTGCCAGTGAATGCTGGAAGTATAGACTGGTTGGGTCATGGACAAGGGTCCAAAGCAGGTTCTCTATCTCGCATTGGTTCGCAGAACCTGCGGACTTCGTTGAGCACAAGCGCTGGTGGTTCTGCCCTTGGATCATCACAACCTTCATGCAGACCGTGGGAAAGGGGGGATTTACTGAGGCGTCTTTCTACTTTCAAGCCTGCAAATTGGTTTGGGAAGCCAAAG GCTGCAAGTTCGTTGGCTTGTGCCAGAAGAGGCTGGGTGAATTTTGATGTTGATAAGATTGAGTGTGAATCATGCGGTGCAAACCTGCAGTTTGTTTTATCAGCTTCCTGGACCCCTACAGAAG GTGCTGCAGAAGACTTTGCCAAGCAGCTAGATGCAGCGCACAAAGTCAGTTGTCCTTGGAGAGGAAACAGTTGTGCAGAAAGCTTGGTGCAGTTTCCTCCTGCTCCCCCATCAGCTCTTATTGGGGGTTATAAAGATCGCTGTGATGGACTCCtgcagtttctctctctcccacttgTGGCTGCTTCTGCAATTGAGCAGATGCGAGTTTCTCGGGACCCAGAAATCGAAAGACTTCTTGTGCACTCAGAGACTTTTGCAGCTGGTGAATCTGGCATTAAGACAGAGAATCTCTCAGAAAACACTAGAGAAGAGGCCCTCTCTAAATACTCGAAT GCTCGAAAGCTAATAAGCTTGTGCGGATGGGAACCAAGATGGCTTCCAAATATTCAGGACTGTGAAGAACATTCTGCTCAATCAGCCAGGAATGGATGTTCAGTGGGTCCTACCAGAGACCACGGTCATCTCCCAGATGCTGGTCCTAGCAAGAAAGCATTCTCTGCTTCAACCAAAAAAGATTCTGGAAAAAAGGAAGTACTTGGTTTCGAGGCTAAATCTCAGTCTAGGTCACCTTTGTTAGACTGTAGCCTTTGTGGAGCCACTGTTAGAATCTGGGACTTTCTGACTATATCTCGTCCAGCTCGCTTTGCTCCCACTAGCATAGATATTCCCGATACAAGCAAGAAAATGGCATTGACTCGTGGAGTAAGTGCGGCAAGTGGAATCAGTGGGTGGATTGCTACTGATGGTTTGGCAAAAGAGCAGACCGAGGACCGTGATGAAGCTGCAACACCAGATGAGGGGAAATCACAGTCAAATGTTGGGGTGGATTTAAATCTAACTATGGGTGTTGGGTTATCCACACATATGCATATGACAATGATGGCTGAACAATACCAAGGTATGGGAAGAGATTTAGTTATCAGACAGCCTTCCAGCAGTGAGATAGGTGACCGTGCAGCTTCATATGAGTCACGAGGTCCCAGTACACGTAAGCGAAACTTGGATGAAGGTGGAAGTACTGTCGACAGGCCACAACTAATGATGCAACAAGCAGACAGCATCGAAGGAACTGTCATCGATCGTGATGGTGATGAAGTTGATGACGGAGGGGAGTACTCAGCGGGCCCCTCAAAGCGTGCCCGTGACTTTGATGTATTTGAAGCCTACCCTTCATCATATCGAAGAGATTCATCTGGAGCTGGTCCTAGCCATTCAGTGGGTTTTGACATTGAGACAGATGCTCACAGAGTTGACCCTTTCCACCAGGGAAATGAACAAATTACTGGCCTTCCATCCACTACTAGAGATTCAACTCGTGTCTCCTCTGTTATTGCGATGGACACGTTCTATAACAATGCAGACGACGACTCTATGGAAAGTGTAGAAAACTATCCAGGAGATGTTGATGATGTCCATTTCCCGTCTATGGCAATGTTTAGGCATCCAGATTTGAATGAAACATCAGAATTGAACTACAGTAATCCAGCACAAGAGAGTACCTGTCCAGGTACCCTCAGAATAGCTAGAGAAATGGGTGTTAGCAGCACAAATGATGGTGAGGAAGTATTAAACGCAGACACTGCAACTGCTCATGGGAGGGATGCTCCTAGCTTTGGTATTAGTGGAGGAAGTGTGGGAATGGGTGCTAGTCATGAAGCTGAAATTCACGGGACTGATGTTTCTGTGCATAGAGCAGATAGTGTTGTAGGAGATGTAGAACCAATTGCCGAAGTCACTGAGAATCAGGGTCAAACGGGTGAGTTTGGTCCAGATCCTGGTCTAATGGGTGATTTTGTCCCTGAAGAAGTTGATCGAGAGGATCCTCATGGTGACAGCCAAGATTTGATGTTTAGGCCTGTAGGAAGGGCAGATAGTGGCTCAAAGATTCTTGGTTCAGCTAAGGCTGAATCCGTTGAAAGTGGTGAGAAAACCAGTAGCATGAATATCTTACCTCAGGAGAACAGTAcccatccttctttttcttgcaaTGCCATTGTATGTTCTGGTCCTGAAGCATCGAAGGAAGAAGTGACTCAGGCTGGCAAGGCATCACCTACTGATGACTGCGCGTACCCTGAATCAAATTATTTGGTGGCAAATGGGATAG GGCCTCCAAATGGAGAAAGCAACTATGACGAAGCTGTAGAGTTTGATCCAATCAAGCATCACAATTACTTTTGTCCCTGGGTGAACGGTAATGTTGCTGCAGCAGGCTGTAGTAGTAGCAGTGGCTCCAGTTCCGGTGCTGCTGCTATAGCTCTTTGTGGTTGGCAGCTGACTTTGGATGCATTGGACGCCTTCCAATCACTTGGGCATCTCCCAATCCAAACTGTTGAATCTGAATCAGCTGCATCTCTATACAAG GATGATCATCGAACTTCAAGTCGAAAACTTCTTCCGCGTCACTCATTCAGCAAAAGCCGTGGACATAACTGA
- the LOC131323469 gene encoding uncharacterized protein LOC131323469 isoform X1, translating into MKEEAISSSANPRLVFKSSSTSPTPAASSAGASSPAVPVNAGSIDWLGHGQGSKAGSLSRIGSQNLRTSLSTSAGGSALGSSQPSCRPWERGDLLRRLSTFKPANWFGKPKAASSLACARRGWVNFDVDKIECESCGANLQFVLSASWTPTEAEGAAEDFAKQLDAAHKVSCPWRGNSCAESLVQFPPAPPSALIGGYKDRCDGLLQFLSLPLVAASAIEQMRVSRDPEIERLLVHSETFAAGESGIKTENLSENTREEALSKYSNARKLISLCGWEPRWLPNIQDCEEHSAQSARNGCSVGPTRDHGHLPDAGPSKKAFSASTKKDSGKKEVLGFEAKSQSRSPLLDCSLCGATVRIWDFLTISRPARFAPTSIDIPDTSKKMALTRGVSAASGISGWIATDGLAKEQTEDRDEAATPDEGKSQSNVGVDLNLTMGVGLSTHMHMTMMAEQYQGMGRDLVIRQPSSSEIGDRAASYESRGPSTRKRNLDEGGSTVDRPQLMMQQADSIEGTVIDRDGDEVDDGGEYSAGPSKRARDFDVFEAYPSSYRRDSSGAGPSHSVGFDIETDAHRVDPFHQGNEQITGLPSTTRDSTRVSSVIAMDTFYNNADDDSMESVENYPGDVDDVHFPSMAMFRHPDLNETSELNYSNPAQESTCPGTLRIAREMGVSSTNDGEEVLNADTATAHGRDAPSFGISGGSVGMGASHEAEIHGTDVSVHRADSVVGDVEPIAEVTENQGQTGEFGPDPGLMGDFVPEEVDREDPHGDSQDLMFRPVGRADSGSKILGSAKAESVESGEKTSSMNILPQENSTHPSFSCNAIVCSGPEASKEEVTQAGKASPTDDCAYPESNYLVANGIGPPNGESNYDEAVEFDPIKHHNYFCPWVNGNVAAAGCSSSSGSSSGAAAIALCGWQLTLDALDAFQSLGHLPIQTVESESAASLYKDDHRTSSRKLLPRHSFSKSRGHN; encoded by the exons atgaagGAGGAGGCCATAAGCTCTTCAGCTAATCCACGTTTGGTCTTCAAATCATCTTCTACAAGCCCTACCCCCGCTGCTAG TTCTGCAGGGGCATCATCCCCTGCTGTGCCAGTGAATGCTGGAAGTATAGACTGGTTGGGTCATGGACAAGGGTCCAAAGCAGGTTCTCTATCTCGCATTGGTTCGCAGAACCTGCGGACTTCGTTGAGCACAAGCGCTGGTGGTTCTGCCCTTGGATCATCACAACCTTCATGCAGACCGTGGGAAAGGGGGGATTTACTGAGGCGTCTTTCTACTTTCAAGCCTGCAAATTGGTTTGGGAAGCCAAAG GCTGCAAGTTCGTTGGCTTGTGCCAGAAGAGGCTGGGTGAATTTTGATGTTGATAAGATTGAGTGTGAATCATGCGGTGCAAACCTGCAGTTTGTTTTATCAGCTTCCTGGACCCCTACAGAAG CTGAAGGTGCTGCAGAAGACTTTGCCAAGCAGCTAGATGCAGCGCACAAAGTCAGTTGTCCTTGGAGAGGAAACAGTTGTGCAGAAAGCTTGGTGCAGTTTCCTCCTGCTCCCCCATCAGCTCTTATTGGGGGTTATAAAGATCGCTGTGATGGACTCCtgcagtttctctctctcccacttgTGGCTGCTTCTGCAATTGAGCAGATGCGAGTTTCTCGGGACCCAGAAATCGAAAGACTTCTTGTGCACTCAGAGACTTTTGCAGCTGGTGAATCTGGCATTAAGACAGAGAATCTCTCAGAAAACACTAGAGAAGAGGCCCTCTCTAAATACTCGAAT GCTCGAAAGCTAATAAGCTTGTGCGGATGGGAACCAAGATGGCTTCCAAATATTCAGGACTGTGAAGAACATTCTGCTCAATCAGCCAGGAATGGATGTTCAGTGGGTCCTACCAGAGACCACGGTCATCTCCCAGATGCTGGTCCTAGCAAGAAAGCATTCTCTGCTTCAACCAAAAAAGATTCTGGAAAAAAGGAAGTACTTGGTTTCGAGGCTAAATCTCAGTCTAGGTCACCTTTGTTAGACTGTAGCCTTTGTGGAGCCACTGTTAGAATCTGGGACTTTCTGACTATATCTCGTCCAGCTCGCTTTGCTCCCACTAGCATAGATATTCCCGATACAAGCAAGAAAATGGCATTGACTCGTGGAGTAAGTGCGGCAAGTGGAATCAGTGGGTGGATTGCTACTGATGGTTTGGCAAAAGAGCAGACCGAGGACCGTGATGAAGCTGCAACACCAGATGAGGGGAAATCACAGTCAAATGTTGGGGTGGATTTAAATCTAACTATGGGTGTTGGGTTATCCACACATATGCATATGACAATGATGGCTGAACAATACCAAGGTATGGGAAGAGATTTAGTTATCAGACAGCCTTCCAGCAGTGAGATAGGTGACCGTGCAGCTTCATATGAGTCACGAGGTCCCAGTACACGTAAGCGAAACTTGGATGAAGGTGGAAGTACTGTCGACAGGCCACAACTAATGATGCAACAAGCAGACAGCATCGAAGGAACTGTCATCGATCGTGATGGTGATGAAGTTGATGACGGAGGGGAGTACTCAGCGGGCCCCTCAAAGCGTGCCCGTGACTTTGATGTATTTGAAGCCTACCCTTCATCATATCGAAGAGATTCATCTGGAGCTGGTCCTAGCCATTCAGTGGGTTTTGACATTGAGACAGATGCTCACAGAGTTGACCCTTTCCACCAGGGAAATGAACAAATTACTGGCCTTCCATCCACTACTAGAGATTCAACTCGTGTCTCCTCTGTTATTGCGATGGACACGTTCTATAACAATGCAGACGACGACTCTATGGAAAGTGTAGAAAACTATCCAGGAGATGTTGATGATGTCCATTTCCCGTCTATGGCAATGTTTAGGCATCCAGATTTGAATGAAACATCAGAATTGAACTACAGTAATCCAGCACAAGAGAGTACCTGTCCAGGTACCCTCAGAATAGCTAGAGAAATGGGTGTTAGCAGCACAAATGATGGTGAGGAAGTATTAAACGCAGACACTGCAACTGCTCATGGGAGGGATGCTCCTAGCTTTGGTATTAGTGGAGGAAGTGTGGGAATGGGTGCTAGTCATGAAGCTGAAATTCACGGGACTGATGTTTCTGTGCATAGAGCAGATAGTGTTGTAGGAGATGTAGAACCAATTGCCGAAGTCACTGAGAATCAGGGTCAAACGGGTGAGTTTGGTCCAGATCCTGGTCTAATGGGTGATTTTGTCCCTGAAGAAGTTGATCGAGAGGATCCTCATGGTGACAGCCAAGATTTGATGTTTAGGCCTGTAGGAAGGGCAGATAGTGGCTCAAAGATTCTTGGTTCAGCTAAGGCTGAATCCGTTGAAAGTGGTGAGAAAACCAGTAGCATGAATATCTTACCTCAGGAGAACAGTAcccatccttctttttcttgcaaTGCCATTGTATGTTCTGGTCCTGAAGCATCGAAGGAAGAAGTGACTCAGGCTGGCAAGGCATCACCTACTGATGACTGCGCGTACCCTGAATCAAATTATTTGGTGGCAAATGGGATAG GGCCTCCAAATGGAGAAAGCAACTATGACGAAGCTGTAGAGTTTGATCCAATCAAGCATCACAATTACTTTTGTCCCTGGGTGAACGGTAATGTTGCTGCAGCAGGCTGTAGTAGTAGCAGTGGCTCCAGTTCCGGTGCTGCTGCTATAGCTCTTTGTGGTTGGCAGCTGACTTTGGATGCATTGGACGCCTTCCAATCACTTGGGCATCTCCCAATCCAAACTGTTGAATCTGAATCAGCTGCATCTCTATACAAG GATGATCATCGAACTTCAAGTCGAAAACTTCTTCCGCGTCACTCATTCAGCAAAAGCCGTGGACATAACTGA
- the LOC131323470 gene encoding translation initiation factor IF-2, chloroplastic-like: protein MAYLASLVSLGSAAASSPGNLDIHRVYLSRNVSSFCGIWVGRRWKYVGICKYSGKTGLAEQETSFPLDLKTVPKPILKSKSPLDTDSGYTYPWDDRKSKDDEEERSKVLESLGEVLEKAEELVTKPPTKTSPKPIILINGKPVDSTVGLKSKAARSVWRRGNPVTSTKDVVKESPKIEKVENHGTRLEGVGKVDSQPVLQLPVKAQSKLQGRPSLAPPPRLVKKPTILKDIGEATKALTKNDGTDSGGERKERKPLLIDRFASKKPTILKDTEAAMKAPTKNDGTDLGGERKERKPILIDKFASKNPVFDPWIAEAVLAPTKQKAGKGPVPGKFRDDFRKKSSPTDGPRRRRIDNAETDDDEEASELNISIPGIATKRRGRKWSKASRKAARLQAAKEAAPVKVEILEVGEEGMLMEELADNLAINEGEIFGYLFSKSIASVRVKKIDRDIVKMICKEYDVEVIDSAPHRVEEMARKKEILDEDDLDKLEDRPPVLTIMGHVDHGKTTLLDYIRKSKVAASEAGGITQGIGAYKVLVPIDAKLQPCVFLDTPGHEAFGAMRARGARVTDIAIIVVAADDGIRPQTNEAIAHAKAAGVPIVIAINKIDKDGANPEQVMQELASIGLMPEEWGGDVPVVQISALKGEKVDDLLETVMLVAEMEELKANPHRGAKGTVIEAGLHKAKGPIATFIVQNGTLKRGDMVVCGEAYGKVRALFDEKGDRVDEAGPSNPVQVMGLNIVPIAGDEFEVVGSLVVAREKAEARAESLRKERIAAKAGDGKVTLASLASAVSAGKQSGLDLHQLNIVMKADLQGSIEAIRQALLVLPQDNVSLRFLLQATGDVSASDIDLAVVSKAIIVGFNVKTPGSVKSYADIKGIEVRTYRVIYDLIDDVRNAMEGLLDLVEEQIKIGSAEVRAIFSSGSSRVAGCMVTEGKVVEDSGIRVLRKGKTVQVGILNSLRRVKEQVKEVNVGLECGIRIDSFLDWEEGDILEAFNTVKKKRTLEEASATMAAAIEGMGIGR from the exons ATGGCTTATTTGGCCTCTTTAGTGAGTTTGGGTAGTGCAGCTGCTAGTTCCCCCGGGAATTTAGATATTCATAGAGTTTATCTTTCTAGAAATGTTAGTAGTTTTTGCGGGATTTGGGTTGGGAGGAGATGGAAGTATGTTGGGATCTGTAAATATTCGGGAAAAACTGGTTTAGCTGAGCAAGAGACTTCATTTCCGCTTGATCTCAAGACGGTCCCCAAGCCGATTTTGAAGTCCAAATCCCCTTTAGACACCGACTCGGGCTATACGTATCCATGGGATGATAGAAAATCCAAGGATGATGAAGAAGAGAGAAGTAAAGTGCTTGAGTCACTGGGAGAGGTATTGGAGAAGGCAGAGGAATTAGTTACTAAACCACCGACAAAAACAAGTCctaaacccattatactcattaACGGGAAACCAGTTGATTCAACAGTTGGTTTGAAGTCTAAGGCTGCGAGGAGCGTGTGGCGAAGGGGGAACCCAGTGACCAGCACAAAAGATGTTGTTAAGGAGTCACCTAAAATTGAGAAGGTTGAAAATCACGGAACTAGGTTAGAGGGAGTGGGTAAGGTTGATTCTCAGCCTGTTTTGCAACTACCTGTAAAGGCTCAATCAAAATTACAAGGTAGACCCTCTTTAGCTCCTCCACCCAGGCTGGTAAAGAAGCCTACTATCTTGAAAGATATTGGGGAGGCTACAAAGGCTCTGACGAAAAACGATGGAACTGACTCAGGTGGTGAAAGGAAAGAACGAAAACCATTATTGATTGACAGATTTGCATCCAAGAAGCCTACTATCTTGAAAGATACTGAGGCGGCTATGAAGGCTCCGACAAAAAACGATGGAACTGACTTAGGTggtgaaaggaaagaaagaaaacccatATTGATTGACAAATTTGCATCCAAGAATCCTGTTTTTGACCCTTGGATTGCTGAAGCAGTATTAGCACCTACGAAACAAAAAGCAGGAAAGGGACCAGTCCCTGGAAAATTTAGAGACGACTTTCGAAAGAAAAGCAGTCCAACTGATGGCCCCAGGCGACGTAGGATTGATAATGCTGAgactgatgatgatgaagaggcCTCAGAACTTAATATTTCGATTCCAGGCATTGCTACAAAGCGAAGGGGAAGGAAATGGAGTAAGGCAAGTCGGAAGGCAGCTAGACTCCAGGCAGCTAAAGAGGCTGCTCCTGTTAAAGTAGAAATTTTGGAAGTTGGTGAAGAAGGTATGTTGATGGAGGAGTTAGCCGACAACTTGGCTATCAATGAAGGTGAGATTTTTGGATATCTATTCTCTAAGAGTATTGCATCTGTTCGGGTGAAAAAAATTGACCGAGACATAGTTAAGATGATTTGTAAAGAGTATGATGTGGAAGTCATCGATTCTGCCCCCCATAGAGTGGAGGAAATGGCAAGGAAGAAGGAAATTCTTGACGAAGATGACCTGGACAAGCTGGAAGACAGACCTCCCGTCCTTACTATAATGGGTCATGTGGATCATGGGAAG ACAACTTTACTGGATTACATAAGGAAGAGCAAG GTAGCTGCTTCTGAAGCTGGTGGGATTACGCAAGGAATCGGAGCATATAAGGTGCTCGTACCTATCGATGCCAAGTTGCAGCCATGTGTTTTCCTCGATACTCCTGGGCACGAG GCCTTTGGAGCAATGAGAGCTCGAGGAGCAAGGGTGACAGACATTGCTATAATTGTAGTGGCTGCTGATGATGGTATCCGTCCTCAAACAAATGAGGCCATAGCTCATGCCAAAGCAGCTGGTGTACCTATTGTGATTGCCATAAACAAG ATAGACAAGGATGGAGCTAATCCGGAACAAGTGATGCAAGAGCTTGCTTCAATTGGTTTAATGCCAGAAGAATGGGGTGGCGATGTACCGGTGGTTCAG ATCAGTGCTCTTAAAGGGGAGAAGGTTGATGATTTGTTGGAAACCGTCATGCTGGTTGCAGAG ATGGAAGAGTTGAAAGCTAATCCTCACAGAGGTGCAAAGGGAACAGTAATTGAGGCAGGTCTTCATAAAGCCAAAGGGCCAATAGCTACATTCATTGTGCAGAATGGCACCCTTAAAAGAGGAGATATGGTTGTTTGTGGTGAAGCCTATGGAAAG GTTCGGGCTCTATTTGACGAGAAGGGAGATCGTGTTGATGAAGCTGGACCGTCTAACCCTGTACAG GTGATGGGACTTAATATTGTTCCAATTGCCGGTGACGAATTTGAGGTCGTTGGCTCCCTTGTCGTTGCACGTGAAAAGGCAGAGGCACGCGCGGAGTCATTGCGAAAAGAACGTATAGCGGCGAAGGCTGGGGATGGGAAGGTTACACTTGCTTCCTTGGCTTCCGCAGTGTCAGCTGGAAAACAGTCCGGTTTGGACTTGCACCAGCTTAATATTGTTATGAAAGCTGATCTTCAG GGATCTATAGAGGCTATAAGACAAGCCCTGCTGGTGCTTCCACAAGATAATGTGAGTTTGAGATTCCTATTGCAAGCGACTGGGGATGTAAGCGCCAGCGATATTGATCTTGCAGTCGTCAGTAAAGCAATTATTGTGGGATTTAATGTTAAAACACCTGGTTCCGTAAAGAGCTATGCGGACATCAAAGGCATTGAGGTTCGGACGTATAGGGTCATCTACGACCTTATTGATGATGTGCGAAATGCTATGGAGGGACTCCTGGATCTTGTTGAG GAACAAATAAAAATTGGTTCAGCAGAAGTCCGAGCTATATTTAGCAGTGGTAGTAGTCGTGTTGCAGGCTGCATGGTTACAGAAGGAAAAGTAGTGGAGGACTCTGGCATTCGAGTTTTAAGAAAAGGGAAAACTGTACAAGTTGGTATCCTCAATTCTTTGAGACGGGTTAAGGAACAGGTGAAAGAG